The Achromobacter pestifer genome includes a region encoding these proteins:
- a CDS encoding acetate--CoA ligase family protein, with translation MTDTSLSRLFDPQGIAIIGASATPGKIGAMPITLLLQHGYSGRIIPVNPRANTIAGLPALPGLDALDTDVDLAILAVPAAHAAQALERARPGQVGAAVVFTSGFSETGADGAAQQERLCAIARERGIRLLGPNCLGFMNVRRNVYATFSPAPANGVVAPGGIGMVSQSGAFGAYAYSMARERGLGLSHWISTGNEADIDVADCIEWLARDADTRVIMAYMEGCRDGAKLRRALAAARTAGKPVVVTKIGRTQAGAQAAASHTAALAGDDAVYDALFRQYGALRARTIEEFFNLGYALDTWKQPPQGRRLGIFTISGGVGALMADEAADTGLALPEPAADAQARLLERVPFASGRNPVDVTGQAVSEPGLLLATADDMLADGRYDALAVFLAAAGSSEALWPTFETFARQMQARHPDVPLAISALFPPARRRELERLGCLVFPDPSAAIRTIGAVAGLAANGDSSVAEEIPATAVANAPALLDAYNEVQAMDLLRQAGLPTSPCALAIDADAAVRAVADMRTAGPGAGSEDVPVVLKVVSPDITHKSDVGGVKLNLRGEDAVRRAYADIMASVRQHRPDARIDGVLVAPMAPKGVECIAGVHCDPVFGPVVMFGLGGVFVEVLKDVSFRLAPFGRDDALEMIREIKGYALLQGARGAPPCDVDALADALAALSRFAHARREDFSSVEINPLLALPERQGVVALDAVVIRGGD, from the coding sequence ATGACTGACACCTCCCTGTCCCGCCTCTTCGATCCGCAAGGCATCGCCATCATCGGCGCCTCGGCCACGCCGGGCAAGATCGGCGCGATGCCGATCACACTGCTGCTGCAGCACGGCTACAGCGGCCGCATCATCCCGGTCAACCCGCGTGCGAACACCATCGCCGGCCTGCCCGCCCTACCCGGCCTGGATGCCCTGGACACGGACGTGGACCTGGCTATCCTGGCCGTGCCCGCCGCCCACGCCGCACAGGCGCTGGAACGCGCCCGGCCTGGCCAGGTCGGCGCGGCCGTGGTGTTCACCTCCGGCTTCTCCGAGACCGGCGCGGACGGCGCCGCACAGCAGGAACGGCTCTGCGCCATCGCGCGCGAGCGCGGCATCCGGCTGCTGGGCCCCAATTGCCTGGGCTTCATGAACGTGCGGCGCAATGTCTACGCAACCTTCTCGCCCGCCCCCGCCAACGGCGTCGTCGCCCCCGGCGGCATCGGCATGGTGTCGCAGAGCGGCGCGTTCGGCGCCTACGCCTACAGCATGGCGCGCGAACGCGGCCTGGGCCTGTCGCACTGGATCAGCACCGGCAACGAAGCCGACATCGACGTCGCCGACTGCATCGAATGGCTGGCGCGCGACGCCGATACCCGCGTCATCATGGCCTACATGGAAGGCTGCCGCGATGGCGCCAAGCTGCGCCGCGCCCTGGCCGCGGCGCGCACGGCCGGCAAGCCCGTCGTCGTCACCAAGATCGGCCGCACCCAGGCCGGCGCGCAGGCCGCGGCTTCGCACACCGCCGCGCTGGCCGGCGATGACGCCGTCTACGACGCGCTGTTCCGCCAGTATGGCGCCCTGCGCGCGCGCACCATCGAGGAATTCTTCAACCTGGGTTATGCGCTGGACACCTGGAAACAGCCGCCGCAAGGCCGCAGGCTAGGCATCTTCACGATCTCCGGCGGCGTGGGCGCGCTGATGGCCGACGAAGCCGCCGACACCGGACTGGCGCTGCCCGAGCCCGCCGCCGACGCGCAGGCCAGGCTGCTGGAACGCGTGCCCTTCGCCAGCGGCCGCAACCCCGTCGACGTGACCGGGCAGGCCGTGTCCGAACCCGGCCTGCTGCTGGCCACCGCCGACGACATGCTGGCCGATGGCCGCTATGACGCCCTGGCCGTGTTCTTGGCCGCCGCCGGATCCTCCGAAGCCCTGTGGCCCACCTTCGAGACCTTCGCGCGGCAGATGCAGGCCCGCCATCCCGACGTGCCCCTGGCCATCAGCGCGCTGTTCCCGCCCGCGCGCCGCCGCGAACTGGAACGGCTGGGCTGCCTGGTGTTTCCTGATCCTAGCGCCGCCATCCGCACGATAGGCGCGGTGGCTGGGCTGGCGGCCAATGGAGACAGCAGCGTGGCTGAAGAGATTCCCGCAACTGCGGTCGCCAACGCCCCGGCATTGCTGGACGCCTACAACGAAGTCCAGGCCATGGATCTGCTGCGTCAGGCCGGCTTGCCCACTTCCCCTTGCGCGCTGGCCATCGATGCGGATGCGGCAGTGCGCGCCGTCGCAGACATGCGCACGGCAGGCCCGGGCGCCGGCAGCGAGGATGTTCCCGTCGTGCTCAAGGTGGTATCGCCCGACATCACGCACAAAAGCGACGTAGGCGGCGTGAAGCTCAACCTGCGCGGCGAGGACGCCGTGCGGCGCGCTTACGCCGACATCATGGCCTCGGTTCGCCAGCACCGGCCCGACGCCCGCATCGACGGCGTGCTGGTCGCCCCCATGGCCCCCAAGGGCGTCGAATGCATCGCTGGCGTGCATTGCGATCCCGTGTTCGGCCCCGTCGTCATGTTCGGCCTGGGCGGCGTCTTCGTCGAAGTGCTCAAGGACGTCAGTTTCCGCCTGGCCCCCTTCGGCCGCGATGACGCCCTGGAAATGATCCGCGAGATCAAGGGCTACGCCCTGCTGCAAGGCGCGCGCGGCGCGCCGCCCTGCGACGTCGACGCGCTGGCCGACGCGCTGGCGGCCCTGTCCCGCTTCGCCCACGCGCGCCGGGAGGACTTCAGTTCGGTGGAGATCAATCCCTTGCTGGCGCTGCCTGAGAGGCAAGGGGTGGTGGCGCTGGATGCGGTGGTGATACGCGGCGGAGACTAG